The genomic interval TAGGGTTCCGTCTGTGGAGAATGCGGTTTtgccattctctttcttctgattCACTGAAGGTTTTGATAAGAATTGCAGGTTAGAGCTGCTCAGTCGTGTCTACGATTTTGAGGCGCCCTCCGCTCACCGAGTCGGACGGCTCCTCCTCAAGCCACGCCGCGCACTCAGCCGCGAAAGAGCAGCTTCTGGGCGCAAGTCAAACGGCCCCCAGGGGGCCAGTCGTTCTGAGGCGGCACGCGCTTGGGTTGCGGAGGTCAGACCCTCTCAGAGAGATCAAAGTGAGTTTTCTTCCGCGTAGGAGAGGTGGGTTTGACCTCTTTGCAAACTTCTCACGCATAACTGGCAGGCATAAAGCAGCTGAGGGGAACGGATGACCTTTTCCGACACGACCTTGCGGGTTGCAAAGCTTTTCTGGTGGAGGTCATGGAAAGTTTACAGGTCACCTGGTGGGGGTCACGGAAAGTTTAAAGGTCACCAGATTGCCACTCGGACTGGTTGATGTGCGGCCAAGCCGCGGGGCATCTAAGGACACGTGACATGGCCTGCCTTAGCGACACGGCTCCCTGCCCCGCATCCTACCCAATCAGATCTGCAGATTGGCCGTGACGTCAGGCAAGGCAGCCTTTATAAGCCGGTCCTCGCAGTTGCCTTTGCCTTTCCTTCTGAGCTGTGGGGAAGGCGAGCGACTCCAACATAGCTGAGCCGTGGTCTTCCCGCACTTCGGAGGAGATCGTGGACACTGAGGAGCGCAAAGAAGCCGAGTCCAAGAGCCCAGAGCAGAAGATGCCGAAGCAGAAGACGCCGAAGCAGGAGACACCCGTGCGCCGCCaacaccgccgccgccgcccagcagACAGCTTCGCCAGTTTCGCCTCTTACTTCGGCAGGGTGCTGAAGCGGGTGCACACAGGCCTGAGCCTCTCGCAGGAGGCCGTGAGCGTCATGGATTCGTTCGTTAAGGACATCTTCGAGCGCATCGCCAGCGAGGCCGCGCGCCTGGCCCGCTCCCAAAACCGCGTCACCATCACCTACGAAGACATCCAGACCTCGGTGTGCCTGCTGCTGCCCGGGGAGATTGGCGAGTGCGCCATGTCCGAGGGCACCAAGGCTGTCATCAGGTACACCATGTGCGAATAAGCTGCCTCAGGACCACCTGAGCATCGCAAgccaaaggctcttttcagagccacTCACTTGGCACGAAAAGACCAGTAGCACTGAAGAGTCCCATCCACTCTGGTTTGTCAACCTGTGCCACCCTGTCCATCTTTAAAGCGTTTCTTCCCTGAGGGAAACATTATGAACCTTATCAACTCCACTTGAGTGTACGTCTGTAGAGCCATGGGTTCCATGGAAACCCGTGCAACTTTCTTCACCATACTGCACGTCCTCCCTTCCGAAATGGTCGTTTCTATTAGTTATATCTCTAGGTCAGCCTTTTTAGGGATCTTTACTGCCAAAGTTATCTCCCTAACAACTTAATTTGCCTTTTTATGTTGTCATTCTTCCCCGTGGATGTAGCAGTATCATCCGGGATTTTTAATGTGTGAAATAGGGACAGACAAATTACAGTAGCAGATACAAAAATCAAACTTGCCCTTTCACACTCCTTCAACATATTTCAAATCTCAATGCCAttcaatacataaaataataggACCCAAACATACCGTAAAAAGAGATAAAGCAAATTTTCTAGACTCACTGGGTGACTCAAGCGCCATACCTttggaaatttctcttctacctaATTTATAATGATCTGATTCTATTTTTCTGCAGCTAACTTTTCACTTTTGAAGCAAAAGTCTTGATTGAACTGCAATTTTGCACGGATGCTGGGAGTATCTGATGAGACCAGCTGCAACTGCAGTCTCCACTAGCAGCAGCCAGTGAGGGACTCGCACCCCTTGGGGGCACAGCAATTGGCCCAAAGTATGGTGAGGAGACCAGGACCGAATGTTTAAGAGGCTTCCTGTGATACTCAGCCTGCAAATTTAGGGGGAAGGTGGTGTGATACTGTGCCTGGAGTTTTTCCTTCAACTAATTGCTTTTAACCATGGTGATTTAAGTATAGGCCTCCTGATCTGGTAGTGAGACGTGTCTACGTCCTGGCATCAAAATAAGAGGGGGATGTTGGGCATCAAGAGAACGAGATGCCTCCTTCCTCGACCTCACGTGATTTCAGTGTTAATGCCTATGATggtattaatttaatttaatatccattatttttattcttggtgcattgtcttctttttctttcatttctctgtagGTATGTTGCTGAATTTCGAAGTACTCAGTGATTTTccaattcctttccttttaactTAATTTCTAGCTTCCTACATTGGTAGAGGGAGCCCCCACTGTGGGAtttcaatcctttgaaatttACTGTGATTTACATTAGAACTCAGGATTTCATCATATATTAAAGGGCTCATTTTGCAGCTTGTAATTGCACAAGAAGGAAATGctgaacagcacagggaaatattgccattattttgtagaaattttaaacagaatgtcatctataaaactgtTGAATCTCTATGTTGTGCATCCAAAACTAATATATAATATTCTcacaactatactttaataaatgaattaaaatacttTTCAGTACCCGTTGATTTGGATGAAGGAAACTGTATAGAGCGTGAGTCTGAGGCAAACCATGAGATAAAAGCAAGAGAAACTACTGAAATCCAACTTTTCCTTGAACTCAGGTTTAGTGCTTTCTGTAGGTCAGCATTTATAGAGTTCTGTAAGGTTGAAATTAGCTTTGTATCATTTtcatttcccattttcttctccTCCCACGAGTGCACTATGGACAATTTCAGAAGTGTTTTGTGTGTGATATGCAATAGATAGATGAAGTGAAGGAGCAGATACAGCCATCAACTACCCCTGTTACCTTTTTCAAAGTTTCCCAGTTTAAGCATACATTGAACTATACAAATGGGGACTGGTGTTTAGTACAGAAATTGCTAAACGGAAGTTTTCAGACACATTTCACTTTTCTAAGTCCCGGGTTTTTGAAATTACTTTTCAAGTCCTTTCAGAGGTAGCCAATCGATTCTTCCCAGGCAGAcaaacttttgatattttaaaacacacattttcaTGACTGGCAATTTTATATCGATTGAAGAGTGTCCAGTGAGAGCAGCTCAAGCTCCTGGCTCCGCTGTTCCACACAATGGGGGACTGGCAGCCTGTGAGCCACAGTCATtggctcaaagtgtggtccagtgAGCAGAGCTGAACACATCATAGCCTTTCTATAAAAATCAGCCTAGAGATTAAGGTGGAAGGAACTGTGGTAATTTGCCTGTTCTTTTTGGTTTCTTACTTGGATTGAATCCTGGGGATTGAAGGACATGAATCCAGGCAGATCCTGTGTTCAGCGTTGGCATCAATTTAGAGCAGGATTAGGAGCAACATCAGAAGAAATATGTCCCCTTTGCCCTCCAGTGGTTTGAATGTTCATATTCATGTTGAGatgcatatgttttcttttccattgtttgTTCTTCATGGCCCGTGAAGATTACTTTTCGATTTTTATTGGTATCGTTTTTCTATAAATGTATTGCTGAATTTCAAAGAAGTTGCCGGTTTtctattacttttgtttttaaacagattCCTAGCTTCCAACATCTGTGGAGAGAGAACACACTGTGGCATTTCAGTCCTCTGCAATGTACCACAGTTTGCCCTAAAGCCCAGTATTTCATCATGACAGTTAAGTGTTTATTTGGGCATTTAAAATAAGATGTAGGTATAACCCTTTTGACTAGGATGTAGAAATTTATAAAGGATATTTCTCTCTCAGCCAGATACAGAAACAATAGCTATATGAACTAGgaaattcaaaacatttcttgggCCCATTCTTCAGAGAGACCAAAAACAAAGTTTTCTACCTGGAGAGAGCTGAAGCATAAAATAGGGTGCAGGACAGGACACTAGAGAGATTTCACAAAATATTGCAAGCATGAAGGAGGCCAATATTACATCCAGACCTCTTCTTGAGTTCAAAAATAGGGGGATTAAGGTAAATAAGCCCCCTCAGGTGGTTCATTACTTATATTATTCTGGAGTGCTAAAAATTAATATAGAAGGATTTGAGAAAAGGAGCTTGCTGCACAAGTTGTCATTACAATCTACTGCAAAATTTAGTGCTTACATTTTTGCGTAGAAACTGTAAATTGTTgtcaacacaggagaaaatttctgAAGTCAAAACACCTCACAGAACCAAATGCattttaacataaagaaatgtaGACTAGTTAGGGAAGAGCTGACTTCACAAAATCACCTAATTTATATCATGCTAATGGCTGCAGCTTTAAAATCCAAGTGTTTTTCAATATGATGCAGAGATATATCACCAAAGTTATTTTTGCATGCTGGTCCCTTAGTTATGGTACCAggtaaaaataattctaagaaatCGAACACACTGACACCTTGTTATCTTGCTTGGGGGGACAGATGCGTTTGTAAACTCGGAAATGAAATAAGAGCATTAGTGAAACGCGGTATAAATGCTGCATAATGGGTCTGGAGAGTGAAGACTGAAGGTGCAAGGTTGAGTGGCACCTATCAAATcgagaaagtaaaggaaaaatggaattttgtgtatgtgtgtgaagatggGGATGGGGAACGCGGGATCGTGATTAttcccttcagtgggtgaatCGGAAAGCAGGGCACCCAGAGCACAGTCGCGATCTAACGCTGTTGTTTATGCAAAGGTGAACTTGAGCGAAAGGAATCGCAGCTTAATCAACAAATTATAAAGATCAACGCATGGATTACAGTATTGATAGGACCGATATATGCCATTCGAACTCTTTTCTCCATTACCCACATTATGGAATTCGCTTATGGCTTGGATCCGATCACAGCAAACGAATAACTAAATCAAAAAGTTCAAGGAGAAAATTCTGTCACAGACGCGAATGTACCCGGAAGAAACTTAACTTTCTAACGGAAGGTACTACGCAGACTTGTTCAGGACGCCTCCTGCAACTCTTTCCCAGGCTTTACTCTTCTGCTATTGAAACCGCAAACCTTCGTGATATGAGGCTCGGCTGATGCGAGGTCCAATCAGAGAAGCTCAAACACCACTCGGCTCGGAGTCAGCCAATGAGAGACCGGCACCGGAGAGCCACAGCCATTGGTCCGATGTGCAAGCCGCTTTCCTGGGCTGAACAAGCAAGTGCCTTGCTGGGATACTCAGCCTTGAGCGGGTATCAGGTACGATTATTTGGctgctctttgtttctttgcttgatTGACTGTATGATTCTCATGGGAATCACTTAAGACTGTTCTCTTTGCTGCCTACAAAATATACACTTTGCTGATGTGCAAAATGCCAGAGCTTGGCTTTTTCGAACAAAATGAAACTAAGGTCTCCTGCATCCGGAGGCTGGAGGTCCAAATCAAGGAGTCAGCCTGTTTGTTGCCTTCAGCCTCATGTGAAGAAAGcacctgttccaggcctctctccttggcttgtagagatGGCAGAGACCTCCCTGTACCGGTTCCCATTTTCCCGCCTCCGTGCGAGTCTCGGTGTCCCCATTGCCCCTCTATATATGGGCACAAGTCATTTTGCATTAGGGCCCATGTAATGCGCATATGTTCCCTTGATTCCGCCAATAAAGATCCTATCTCCATAGCAGATCGTGTATGAGGTAGTAAGGTTTAGGACTTCAGCGTGTGAGTTTTAGGGGAAAAGAATGCAACCCGCAGGAGATACGAATTTTGAGTGAGCAGATCTCCTGATTCTTCCAGTAGAAGAGGACACTGATTCCTCTCACACTTAAATGCTGGTGTCATGTTTACCAGGAGGAGTAGTTCCAGGTTTAAAGTCTTGCAACACATACAAGCATCGACTATGGACGGGAAGTCTTACTTGAAGAGATTTTCGGATTCATCAAAGCCTCCAATTCCCTGAGCAATCCAGAAAGCTTTGAGTTTTTTAAATCGTGtaccatgttttagctattgctGCCTGGTAAACCACCTCAAAACGTAGTGGATTAAAGCAGCATGTATTACTTATCATGTATCTCTGTGCCATCTGAATGCTCCTCCTGATCTTCACGGTGTTTGTGTGACTTTTCACGtagccttcctctctttcttcatggCCCCTGGTACGGTTCATATCACACCACTTCAAAATAAACAGTTTACAggcctcttctctgtgtgtcaATACCGATGTTGGATCATAAGCCATGCTTTTGCatattcacaaagaaaaaagggagaggacacTGGTGACCACTCATGGGAAAATAAGGTGACCCTTCTCATGCAATTTACCTCAGTTACTTGAACCgtgaataattttattcatttttttaacaaaattcctGAGTTTCCATCTTTGTGAAGAGACAAGATACTCTTTCATTGTTCCCTATGAATGCACTATTTTTGCTGCAAACgccaatatttattcagttttatttcctcttccttttatagtttttaaagcaGGTGTAAATGTCCCTATTGATCAGGCTGGAGAGCCCTGAAAAGGATGTGACTCTCAGCCAAACAATGAGACAAAATATGGACAAACCACAGAAATCAAACCTTTTCTTCAGGACCTGAGAGGAGGGACAGCACCATCTAGGAGAGACGAAAGACAAAGCCTATTTAAACATTTCCAGAACCCAGAGgctcaggaaaaaagagagaacaagcAAGGAAGGATAtgacagagaaatgaaatactCTGATTGCTGTGCCTCTGGAGGTGGGAGGCAAATTGCCTGATTGAGGAGGCCTGGAAATCTCTTCCTGTTTCCCCAACCAATGTAGGAGAACTCTGATGGGCCATTACCCCTGAAGAACTGTCTTTGGGATCCTTCGACTAAGAGTTTGGAAGAAATGAACCTTTGAATGgaatagtaattatttttattcttgcaGGTCAGAAACATCTCATGAAAATATTTGGCAAAAGGAATTTGATTCCCAAAGAGACTAGGAAAAACTACCACCCAATCACctgcaagtaactcagtttgTGTGGTGACTTGGGAACTAAAGTTTGGATGAGAAGAGCTCTTGGTAAAGCTCTGGGCGTTTTCAAAGACAGCATTATGGGCCAGTTTGAAAACACAGCACTTTGAGTAAGTCGTTTATTTTCTATCATACTCAGTGTTGCAACTTCAAATTGACAGTGTTTGCACGTGTGACATAgaaagtctttctcaaactcgTTCCTGCTAACTAGTCTCATACACACTGACTTCTGTGAGAAGTCATTTCAGGAAACTTACAACGCTAAGATATCTTTAATTGTGCTTGGAGGTTGTGCATCTGTAAATTCAGAAATCAAACAGGAGCAGTATTAAACAATGTTCAAGATGCACCGTGACTGGGTTGTGAAGACTGGGAGCTCAAGGGCGACTGACGCCCTGGGAATCTAAGGAAGACAGGAACGACGGGGTCTGATGTTGAAGAGGGTGAGGCCAAATAAGTACATGTGCTTACTCACTTCAGAAAGTGATTAAGGGGAAAGGGCACCTAGTGAGCAGTCATGATCTAACAGTGTGCTTTACTGTAGTGTCAAACTAGGGGAAAGGACTTATGGCTTAAATAGCAAATGATAATCATCAACTCAGAGAGAATAGAAGCAGTAGGACAAAGGTACCCCATTCAAGCTTCTTCAACATTACTCGTGTCGTGGAAATCATTTGCAGACATAAGCGAGGACCCAAACACAGTACTGAAATCATTAAACCGAACTCTTCAGGAAACAGTAGCTATCCAAGGTGGGGGGAACTGAAGGTACTAGTCTGACTGGGTCAGATTTAtcctttggtttgtttttccctcAAGAGCACGGTCTCTTGTGTTTGAACATGGAAAGCTTCAGGACTTGCAACTCGGCATCGTGGGGACGCTGGATGCGTCCAACCAGAGCAGCCCAAGCGTCAATCTGGACCGGCTCAGCCAAAGAAAACCCTGCTACCCCTGAGGCACGGCCATTGACTGAAAGTGTCAACAGTTGTCCTGGGCTGAATCAAAAGgaatctttattctatgttcagCCTGGGAGATTGTGGGGTGGGTTAGGGATGGGATACCTTGCCCTTCAAGATTATTAAAACAATTTCCTTGATTTTTAGTGGGATGTACACCAGAGCTTTGACTGGTAGCATTCtttgatgtttaaaaacatttttatggggAGAAAACAAATCCAAATTTCAATTCCATTTGAAGGTATGATTTTAGTGCAATTTCTTCCAGGATATATGAATTTTGCTTAACTACACTGCATTTCATCACGTTCCTAAACTGTTGTATCTGTTAGTTCTTTCCTTAGGTCAACCTTTAAGGGGGTGTTTttgttacagaaacctgaatcccaTCCAGAGACCAAGcgacactcggagggttggagaactctgGTTTATTATTACGCTGGCGGACCCAGAGGGGTTAACACTCCCAGCTCTGGACcacgtctgtaggtttacacaggcttttatatgGTTTTTGGTTTCGATTAAACTCatgccatatgcaaatgaggtgttagaaatggaccaaccaGGAGTGGGCTTTTGGGAACCAAAGggattttaggggtaagtttcatttACCTAGAGCAAGCAGTTTTATAGAAGCGCAAACGTGGTAaggcaatggccctgcctgggaggtcttgcaggcccctttgtgggttttgcccctttattttcttttgctggtACCTTTTACACTCTGATTCCCTCACGAGGGTACAGTGGCTTTTTCCACAAGCCCTTCTTTCTCAGATGGTCACACAGTGCAGAAGCACGTATATGAATCCCTCTGCATTCTGTTGGGCCGTGTATTAAGGAGATTTTCAAACGCCTAAAATAATGTCAATCTACTCTCCACTtttcagaaaagttatttttcatttcattttgtagtCTATGTTAACATGATGTAATgagtttttattgtatttttaaacgattttttaaaaataatgaatcaacatTTCAGTTGTAATGTTTTGTAGAACAAATATTGGCAGATATAATGCACGTAAAAGATCTTTGGGTCCTAACATATGGTGAAAAAGATAGAACCCGAATataggtatgttcatgtatgactgaagtattatgctgcacaccagaaattgacacaacattgtaaactgactatacttcactaaatatatagacacagatatatatataactatatatacacacacaaaaaaagatctTGGGGTCCCTATTAATTTTTAGATGTGTAAAGTTGTCTTGAGGCCAAAAAGGGTTCTAGATTTTTAGTGATTTGTGGTGCCAGTAGAGAAATTGAGAATAGCCTCCTTTTCAGTGGTTTTAAGCTTTTTCAAACTCACTATCTAATATTCAGCAAGACTTGGAAATCATAGTGTCGATAGGAAGCTTTCCCATCATCTTCCTCACTCTAATCAGAATGACAGTAGCATTGCATCAACAAACACGATCTTGAGCTTTCATTTGTGGCCTCTGTGTTCCCAATAACATCTTTGATTTCTGAGCATTTTAGGCAACATGACATATATCAAATATTCACTTAAGCCATCTTAGCAACTTTCGAAattaacatgatttttaatgtttcGTTTGCTCATATAAGTCACAGTAATAGATTTTCCACTATTAGATCACGCTAGAATTCTGGGAAGGAAATCCCTTCCTCCCGGGTAGGTTTCCTTGGCCATTATTTAGGTCCTTTCCTATGTAGACTCATGAGCACAATCACCAGTATGATAGAGCTCTGATTTATCGTGACGTCTGCTTCCTTGGTCCCTTGCTTCCTTCAACTGTCCCCTAAGCCATACTGTGTCTTGGGAGCGTCACTTTCCCAGAAGCAGCCCAGGCCCAGCACTTAGCTGGGCCCTGCACTGTGGTTTAAGGCAAAACAGGGGCTAGGGGAGTGGGCTTGACCTAATAAGTAACCTTTCTTTCAGCTGTTCCTATCTGAGTCTCCAACGCTCTGTACTCCTCAGATTTGAGGCACAGCTGTGCTGTGAAGGCAGCTGTGCTCAACCCCACTTGCTCCCAACAAGGGAAGTTCTGCATTCCAAGCATTCCTCGACCCCTGTTTCTTGACCACTCCAGGACCAACAACTGGAATGTACTGAGAATGTCCTCCAAAGCTCATTTATAGTTTGTTTATTCCTTACTCCATCCTCATGGAGAGGCTGGCTACTCCTCCCTGGTCGAACTCCACCCTCACTCAGGGGAGCTGCAGATCATGGCCCAGCAGGTGTGTGAGCCTTGCAAAAAGCCCTGATGTGTGAGCCTGCTTGGCCTCTTCATAGGCAAGGGGATCGTACATTCTCTTGTCCAATCCATGCAGACCCTTTGAAGAGTGAAAGGGCCACTGTGAATAATTGTGCTGGGACAACAGCAAAACCAGGGTGTGTGGATACCATTTAAGGggaaaagaagtggggaaagggtAAGGATATCTCTTGGGGCTTGGGAATTTGCAGGGCGCAAAGGTTAGTGGGAATATGAGAGTGCACCATCCTTTTCATGATTTGTTCTCTTCAGAGTTCTGGTGCCTTTGTTTTCTGGAGACAGTGTCGAGAGGCTGCATGAACAGGGGAAAGAGACACAGCATGGGGATAGTGTCCGTTTGGGTCCTGTAACTGCTGTGAGCTAGTGAGACGAGGCTTTACAGCCCGAGTGATTAAGGACAGGATTTGCAGTCGGATTAGACCTGGGTTCACACTCTAGCCGTGTCTTCTTACGTGCTGTGGTGCTTTGGGTAAgcgacttgacctctctgagccccagtttcccccTCTGTAGAATAGGACCTACAAGACTGTTGCGAGGATTCGGTGAGATAATACAGACAGAGGGCCCAAGGAAAGGAGGCTATGATTATTCTCAGTGCTGAGATTCATGCTGTCAGGCAACTCGAGGGGTGGGGGTGCAATTTGGTGCCCGACAGCTGTATGGACATGCTCTCCTGGCTGCCTTGGCCCGATCTGTTTGCTTAGGGCTGACAATGAGATAAGGGTGGATGACCTTTCCCTCCGGAGCCTCCCATTAGTGAGGCTGCAGAGATAACGCGGCTCTGAGTTGCGATGGGAAGTTGCTAGGAAGCAGTTGGGAAGTGCCTTGCTCCCTTGCTGGCTTTGGGCATTGCTGACTCAGGGCTTTGTGGGCCAGCTGTTCCTCCGCACTCCCATGAAACCCCGGCCCCTCACCCTCTCCCTATCTGAATCCTATTCACGTTTCAAGTCTTGGCTCAAATCCTGCCTCCTCTGTGAGGATGACTTGACCATCCCAGCTTACAGTGACTTGCTCTTCTGGAGCCTCAGGACCCTCCATTGTAAAATAGACATACTCTTAGTACTGCCCCTGCAGAAGGGCTGTGACCAGCACTGAATGGGAGAATAGACGTAGCATGCCAGGTGCAGTGTCTGGTATAAGCCTACGGTGAGTTCCCTGCCTCTTTCCCCTCCTA from Vicugna pacos chromosome X, VicPac4, whole genome shotgun sequence carries:
- the LOC140691820 gene encoding histone H2B type W-T-like, whose translation is MSLELLSRVYDFEAPSAHRVGRLLLKPRRALSRERAASGRKSNGPQGASRSEAARAWVAEVRPSQRDQTVGKASDSNIAEPWSSRTSEEIVDTEERKEAESKSPEQKMPKQKTPKQETPVRRQHRRRRPADSFASFASYFGRVLKRVHTGLSLSQEAVSVMDSFVKDIFERIASEAARLARSQNRVTITYEDIQTSVCLLLPGEIGECAMSEGTKAVIS